CAAAAAGTTTAGTCATTAAAATATGTTACAATAACATCCCTCACAATAACATCCCTCACAATTGACTCTAGTACCTTGCATATAACACAGGTGAGGCTGATTGGCCTATAGTTACTCGGGTCTTGTTTGGAGCCCTTTTTGAATATGGCAACATCAGCAGTTTTCCAGTCATCTGGGATACTTCCCGTCTCTAAGGATTTGTTGAACCAGCATGCTGAAAGGAATTGATAGTTCCTTACTGAGTTCCTTCAGTATTTTGGCCGGAATTCTATCAGGTCCCTGAGCCTTAGAGGGGTAAAGATTTTTAAGCTTAGCCTCCACCACTGTTGGGGTGACTTATCTCTGAAAGAGTTATGCCTTCTAGCTTAGGAGATTTGGTCATGTTGGGTAGATTGTCTACTTTCTCATGAGTAAATACAGTTATGCCTTCTAGCTTAGGAGATTTGGTCATGTTGGGTAGATTGTCTACTTTCTCATGAGTAAATACACTTGAAGTCATTTAGTGTTTCTGCTTTCTCAGAGTCAGTTACTGCCATTTCACCCGAGTCCCTTTTCAAAGCGTTGATACTTGTTTATCCTCAATTTTTCTTGCATGTATTTCCAGAAGTTTTTTAGGGTTACTCTTTGCTTGGTAAGCAACTTTTCTCTCATACCCTTTCCTTGCATTTTTAATCATTCTCTTCAAGAGATTTCTCTCAATAATGTATCTCTGGTGGTCTAGACCAGATTTAGTTTTGAGATATCTTTTAAAAGCATACTTTTTCTTATaaagtatagaaagcaaatgcaaaatatttgctgatgatactaaacTTTACAGCAATGCACAGAATAATACTACACTACAAAAAGGACTTATATAAGTTACaggactggactgatagatggaatctatattttagcgtatcaaagtgtaaagtaatgcacatgggaataaaaaatcaagaaaacaaataccatatgataatagaagacaccacacaggacattgaaaaatgtcaaagtgagaaagaccttggcatacTTTTTGATAATAAACTGtcatttgacatacatatacagaatataataaatcatttgacatacatatacagaatataataaaagccaaccagatgataagaataattaagagaacatttacctatttaaagatatatttcttaaattGTATAAAGGATTGGTTAGATCAaaagtggaatatggtaatattgtgtggcacccgtacctcaagagacaatctatagttatagaaagggtacaaagaagagcaattaagttattaaaagaatgcaaatctatgagctatcaacagagacgtATATACttaaaatctgcattcattaaagagtagaaggctaagaggggatttaatagaaacatacaaaatgttaaattgctataatgaagtaaATGTGAATattatttttagaatgtcagattatgagagtacaagaaattcaatgatgaaaatttttaatgagcactgtaatactaacctaaggaaaaattcattagctaatagaattgcacatataTGAAATGCGCTACCTAtcaaaactaaacttgcacaaaatactaatgcgttcaaaaatctccttgacatgaacatcaatttaaaagaaaaatttattgactttgacgagtgatttacagtacgtgtaaaagaaaacatatatgtatcccacaaataaaaggagactaatattgaaggggacataaaaaaggctgcgaggcctaggcagtcaaatgccagtccctactactactactactagttcatAATAATTGTTTCAGAGTTTGTGAATGAAATAGACAAAATGATTACAGTATTTACAGTCGGTGGAAATACATTTGATTAATGAAAAATGTGTTGCAGAATTCAGTATATTATTGTATCAGAGTTTCAATAATTGAAAAAATACAAGGCATTGTTTTAAATAATATAAAAGTTGTTGGAAAGGCATAATAATTTGGAAAAAATGAGTTGTAGAACTTGGTATGCATGACGAATATTTAGGGTGATGTGTATTAGGAATGACATTcagtaattttattttattctggtTGTGGTTATTTATCGTaagattgtttttattgttatcatttgatTGTCATTGGCATTAATTTGTCTTTATAGGAGTTATTATAAATATTTGGTTATGAATTTATTAATATGATAGGTCACAAGAGATCCTCACTCAGTTGAGTGTGAGTATCATTTATGGAGATTAACTAGACTGGAAGCCGGGAGTATGTGTTTATAGAAACATTTCTGTTGTACAGAAAATTTGTTATACAGTTATAGAGCAAATGCTGGATAGTTTGCTTGGGTATCGTAGTAGTCTTTTTGGTAATTTTTATTAAATTACTTGATCAAAAAGGACATAACTTTGATTccattatataaatatatatgttatGAACTAGATGTTCAGAGTGTGATTGTCACTGAATGTGTGGCTATGTGAAGACCTCGTCATAATTTTTGTGATAATTTGAAGGAATTTGTCACTTTATAAATGTTATATTGCTGTTACATCTGCTGGAATATACATTCAGTTGAAATCTATTGTAAAATATCAGTGATTCTGGAAATCTCTTATGGTTGGTTATGCTGATTTAGTCAGTAATGAATGTGGTATAAAGTAACCCTTAACCGTTGGAATACAATGAacttgtaaagagtacaggttaTAAGATATGTATATCATCTATATGTGTAAAATTGTTATGCTGAGTGAATGAGTTATCCCACAAAATTCTTACCAGCTATGTTTTGTCTGTTCAGGAGtacttattcttattattcctcttattattattattttattatttttcatctTCTGATTTTGTTAATCTGACTGCTTTGGGGTCATTCCCCGTGATAAGTTGAGAATGTGTACcaccagttttattttgttttaaaaaaaaattaatcataaAGTCCATTGCtgcattttttattattattttgtgagaAAGACACAATGTTGACCGGACCCACCCTGTGAAATCACTCCATATATCCATCCCATCCAACCAAAACTCTCAACCTACTTCTACATGTAAAACATACCTTCAGTCATATATTCCTACACTCAGGTACATACATTTcaccaattacacacacaaaggagtggtAACACCAAAACTGATTATTTTATGAGGGAACATGGTAAAAATGCAAGAGTCAGAAAACAGAGTAGAAAAAGACCTGGGAGGCAACATAGCTAGTGAGCTGAAGTTCTCAATGCACATAGAAATCCAAgtgaacaaagaaaataaaatctgGGGTCTCATTAGGAAAGTTTATGTGTACCTTGATGTTCATAGCTTCTTGAGACCTTTGTTTTCTGCCATAGTAAGGCCTCATCTAGAATATGCAGATTATGTTTGGAGACAACTGAAAAaagacctaaaaaaaacaaaaaaacaaattgaaGGTGTATTCAATCGATGTATATAAATTTACACACAGTTTCTGTAAGTGCAAAACTTCTTTTGAAGTCAATACTGTAACAATTGAGGAAAAAATAACAATACTGTTAAGCTAGACTACATCAACACTCCCCAAATTGCGTTGTGGAAGCATGGAATGACCTGAATTTGGATGTGGTGAACATTCCAATGTTGAATGCCTTCAAAAAATAATCTGTATTCCATGCCAAAAAATTATATGTGCTGCCCCAGTGTTTGCCTCCCACTAGTGCAGTGCTCACTCACCTTGCCAGTCACAACAGTGCCAGATAAGGTCAGTCATAAGACTACATGATTAGATGGAAAATTATAGCAGACCAAGAGGGACCATCGAGATAGTTGAATAGCCTTACCTATCTGCATCAGCATATCATTCGCTGCATCAAAACTTTTCGTTCACACAAAGCTGGGAAACCCTTGACCTTCACATGCAGATTTTACTAATCTTTTGGCAGATCCCTTCTCTGTTAAGGCCCGTCACCCATGGATCAGCGTCGGCTGCGCAGTTTTTGATGCCTTGCTACATTTGTCGCGCAGACGCCTGAAACCTGTAGCGAGGCGTGTCGCTTGTACACACGCAACAAACCTCCCCAggcatcacacatcacactccatatttggaaagtcacgtgctaAACTTAATGAAATAGATTCCAAACGATATCTCACGTGAAACGAGTGGGTCTCGTGACTGGTTGCTCCACGCACATCTGTCGCTTTGGTCGCAGGGGAATAGGACAAGTTCTGTTGAAGAAACACGACGTGCGGCGATAGCAATCTTGCTGCGTGGCACACAATTCATGCTGCTTGAAAACCTCGCACACTGGGTGCTGCGTTAAACTTGCTGGTCGCGTGAGACTTGCTGTTTGACGCCCTGTGTGCGATGGGCTTAAGGCAGTGTTTTATGAGATCCTCATCTGCCAGATCCAGTACCTGAGCATACTGTTCCCTTGTTATGCAAGCAGCAAACATTTTGTGAAGAGTTCTCCATCAAAACCAAGTTCCTTGATTAGGTTGTAAGCAACCAGCTGCTGACTGAACTTAAATATGTTATTTTCCCAAATAGATGCTTCCTCATTGCTTCACATCTCTTCTTCCATGACAAAAGGACTGCATTCAAAGTTCTCTAAAACTCAGTACAGATTGCTTGCTTTGATTGTACAGGCGCCATGATTTCAATCAAAACTTAGGGGTAAATTTCCTATCCAACAATGTACATCTTTTTTCTTCGCATATGATTTCACTTCATTTTTTCAGGTCTTTGGAATTTCACATTTGTTTGGCAAGTTTGTTTGGCATGAAGTTTAAGAACTTGGCCTGGGAAAATTCTTAAcagtattgactgattgattgatatggatacttatatagcatttGTCCTCCAttgcagaccaagctctaaacttTTTACAAACAGAATCATTTGTACAatgggctgcctacatgggcagAGCCAACAGATCTACCATTAGGCACTCATTgtttgtttcctgtatcattcagtcaggcttcagacgtgcgcgcgcacacacacacacaatgtatattaGAGTGGGTTTTAcatgaaattttgccagggagaactctcttgttgctgtgggttcctttatgtatgccaagtgcatgctgaacatgggaccttggtttgtcatctcatctgaatgaatgCAAGCTACATATGCAAACTAAACACTGCTAAGATGCTATGCACCTAATCCCAGATCCATATATTGTTTCAGTCAGTAAGTATACTTTGGCTCAATTCTCAGCTTAcagctgagccaacagcaaagcgagatcTGTATGGTTTGAAGGATGACATAAGCTTAAAAGCAGGGCCAACAAAAAAGACAGCAGTAAgataatggtttctccactgcaacaggttatttaaagcttagtcttttgtgaaggactaagactctcAGACTAGGACGCAAGATTGCaccagctcttagtgctgcaaccttgggggcttgttggcctttgggatccAGCCCAGCACCAGTTTTAACTATCccaagccctcttggccaagagagcagggatgtaacttgggcaaggtactgtccactataatcaaattctcgcccagaaaGTCGGGATAGTAACTGCCTCTTCTGATCATCATAGAGACAGGACCGAGTATCATATACACTCAAAGCATGTCACATGCATCTTCAAATCTCTCCCATCCCCTCATTCTCTTAGCTTGTCATGAAAAAAAGGCTCCTCCATCGATTCTTCCTACCCCACCACTGCTTAATTCAAGCTTTAGAGAAATACATACACCCTTTATTCGAAACTGCAGAACTGATGCTAACTTACTGAGGTGATCAAATATCAAGCTCACAAGTACAAATAATGTAAATGATGATTTGTTGCAAACTGATGAACAAACACAATTTTGATGTGCCATAGACTAATGCATTTGACATAATTTTGAAATCTGGAGCATTTAAGAAAATGGTCCGGTTCTATTGACCTTGCATTGGTTTGCATCTCAAACCTGATGTACAGTTTAGTGTTAATGCTTATTTACtgcgaaaaaaaaagaggggggagtaTATTGGAACCATTATGAGATGGActtgtcacattgtgtgtgtgtgtgtgtgcatgagcacatTCACATATTAAGaggaactttgttgttgtttttaagtcatCTGGGGATTCAGTTCCACAGGTGCCAGGTGTCACTTTATCTTTCTGTGTGGTTAGCTGGGTCCAGGGTTGGGTTGCAGGGCTTTCTCAGCAGTGCTAAGCTTGATTAGCATTAAGAATTTTCCAGTCTACAACATTACTGTAGACTTTGGAAAATTCTTAACCTTCTGGAAACTGAAGCTGCGAAGATTGTTTACGCTACCCAGCCCAGTTTTATTGTGGTTAAGTATAAGGGATACAAATTtagaaaataatataatataatcaaGTGTATTATGTACTGTGTATTTGTATTCAACTTTCTTGTTACACTAACATACTtctttgtacaaaaaaaaaaaaaaaaaaaaaaaaaaaaaagttttccaacTAGTTTAAAGATACATGCAACACCACATCCAGTGGTTTGGAGTTGGGATTTTTTtccatataattttgccagagacaactcttATATTACTGTTGTGTAGCACTTGTACATTAGCAAAATCAACTGGCACATCACCCAGCAGACAGCCTTGACAGTCACGCAGCCTTGACAGTCACGCAGCCTTATGTCACATGTTTATTAAGATAGTGTTAACAGCTAATCAGATTAAGTTCAGACTTCATGTCCACAACTTTACCATCAAAGTAAGGAGGACATCTCAACTAAAACTTGGGAGAGGATGGCATGGCCACTTTACGAGTACTGGAAGATGTTTCTGTCACTAGTGCTCTGAAACAAATCAAGCTCATACAAAGAGTGAATCAACCTAGCTTGGCCTGTGGTGTGAATTTGATACTTGGATTCTCTGAAAATCTAATTTGAGGATTCCACAACCCTTTACTTTAGCCCCTTGAACTTTGGCAAAATAAGGTCAATGTGGCATCATTTTGAACAGCAATTCCAACCTTTAGTGTACTTTTCAATGATGTAATTGATTTTGCTGGTCAAGGGTAATATAATCACACGAGGAAGAAATCCTAATCAAGAATGGTGGCCAACATCATGACTTGTAAAATCAATCTTAtttcaatgaggtgacagccatttGCAGACAAGCATATTGACAGGCAGCAGTCAAGGGTTTAAGAATTTAATGCGATGTCCCAGAATCACCAGGAGAAAAGACTAAAAGATTTCAACCTACCTGATTAAAAGACCTTCAGGATtttgtacacattcacacacattcattccATTGATAAACTGGACTAATTCCAATGGTAAACCAGatcaaacaaatgaatatattaCAATGTTTTGGAAAGTGTAACACTGTCACTTATGCTGGTACCCAACAGTGCATTTCCTGTGGAAATCAATTCAAACTAGATTAATCTCTGCTCAAACcacaaaatgacaaagaaaaaaacccaacacaacaaattATCAGAAATGatgaattccttttttttctaaatcgtcttaataaaaaataatttacAAGTCTATTTTCACACATCATGAttatctttctccctttctcaaaGGCTGAAAAATACAAACCACAGTGTTTGATAATAATGaatgtccctctttctctcataccCAGTTGCAGGGATTCTCACACACACGAGTAAATTTATCAAAGTTGGCATGAAATTTTACAGCATAAGAAacatttctctttccttccctgtcgtgcacatgcacacaagaacTGAAAAAGTTTAACAGATGCTTGAAAACAGTAAATTTCCCCTTTCTCACATGTCAGTTGCAGGaattcatcccccctcccccaaaacacacacacacacattcagacacacatataagcatgcatgcacacacacactataaatggCAGACACATCATTTCCCATCTTTTTTTTGAGGACTCTCTTCTTCCTTGTCTAGCTCCTCCAGAACAAATGTCCTTTTCTTGCCTCTCCTCTGGTCATTAAAGGGTGTGAGCAGGTCAGAAATGCTTGGACCAAAATGATTAGCACAGCTGCCATTGTCCttttcatcaccatcttcatcactttcttcttcactgTATTTGCTCGTGTCACTGTCATCAGACTCCAGGTTTGGAACCAAGGCCAGATCCTGTTGGAAAACAATAGTGTGCATTTATCATTGacacacaagaataataataattaggaaAAACAGACAACCACAGAATATCTTTTACTTTTTATAAAGTCACAGTCAACAGTTGCCTCATCAAGAACTTTCAAAACGCTGTGCATTTGGGGATCTCTTAACACTACCTCTGAAAATTCAATCACATCGTTTCAGAGAAACAGACTACCTGGTTAATTATGTTAAAAGCATAActctgcatgggtgtgtgtgtgtagtggtagtagcagtaataggaaattttctatctaaaattacgtttaaataacatacttaccgtgacccaactagtgcagactccggcaggggtctgacattcctgtcctgtgcaaactatccgcccatgcggagcagacgaaactacggccgataacctcccggaagtaggtaacctcccctttgtcccgctggttatcgccctcttttgacggcaatatgccatcaccagcgcagcaagcaggaagaacaggaagcggggaggacgggagggtcttaaatttgggtcacggtaagtatgttatttaaacgtaattttagatagaaaatttccttttaattacacatacttaaccgtgacccaactagtgcagaatagcacga
This genomic interval from Babylonia areolata isolate BAREFJ2019XMU chromosome 8, ASM4173473v1, whole genome shotgun sequence contains the following:
- the LOC143284770 gene encoding uncharacterized protein LOC143284770 isoform X2, whose product is MAAEPKKTSKQLLYAEKFGVLRQVKAFLPKLKTANEQLKNMPQEELDIENVSADYDGPVIEMDLALVPNLESDDSDTSKYSEEESDEDGDEKDNGSCANHFGPSISDLLTPFNDQRRGKKRTFVLEELDKEEESPQKKDGK